In Anopheles bellator chromosome 2, idAnoBellAS_SP24_06.2, whole genome shotgun sequence, the genomic stretch CTTTAGTCGGCCCAAAATTTTCTTGATATTATCGTCGCGCAGCGTGGACGCGTTTCGCAGCTTCTCATCCAGATGCTTCTGCAGTTCATCGATCTTCTGCTGCTCCAAGCTCTGTCGCGTTTTCTCGATATCGGCGGCGTGCATCTGCCGAGATTGGAAAGGGTCAGCGTTACAATCAAAAACTGGCCCCCATTTATGCAGCGAGAGAAAAGTGTCCCCCCAACAGCGTACCTTTAGCTTTTCCTTGATCTCCGACAGCTGCTGTTCCCGCTTCTCCTCGTACTGTTCCATCTTGGTGTGCAGCACCTCCTTGGCGTGCGTCTTGAACTCCTTGTCCAGCTCGTCCTTCTTGCGCGACGCCTCCTCGATTTTGGCCATCTTGGCCGACCAGTCAGCCATCTTCTTCGCCTCGAGCGACAGACGGCGTTCCTCGGCCGCCTTCAGCTTCTCCTCGATCTCCACGGCCGACACGCTCTTCTCCGGAACCGGGGGCAACTTCGGCAGCGTCACGTTGACGGCCGGCTCGGCCAGAATTACTTCATAGCACAGCCCACCTTTGGACTTTTCCTGGCAACGGATTTCGGTCGCTACAAGGcacgaacgagagagagagagagtgtagGAAAATTCATTAGAAAACCCTCACTTTTCCGTTACCTCTGGGGTCCAGAAGAGTGTAAATAATCAACCTTTTCGCTATATACCGTTTTTGCTTCACTTATCATTTGGCGCACATTGGCCAACGAGTTTTTGGGcacgaaaatgaaaagttaaACGAAGGAAAAAGACCACCGGTAAAGACgctattgatttttttgtgagTGGAAATAACAGCTAcgtcaacaacaacgggcAAGCATCAACAAAAATCGACAGCaagacaacgacgacgacgggttatgcattatttatttgcacCGAAACTTTTGCAACGTTTGTCAAGCCAACGGGCCGTCCTTTTTGGTCAAAAAGGCCCAGCCGAGGAAGGAGACACTCCAAGTGCGGCCGTCCTGCTGTTGTAAAAACACCTTCTTGTGCGCCGCCCCCGTCAGACAAATCGGTTCTGTCAAAGGAGCCCTCCTTGTGATGGTCACGTTACAGAAGCCTCTTCTTCGAGGCACCCGTCAATAAAACCCTGCCCAAGTTGTGTACagagaggaagaggaaaataAAGATGCAAGCCGTGGAACAGGACACATGCCCGCAGCACCCTCCTGTCCGTGTAATTTGATAGGTCGCGGTCCGGGTTCtcggttgtgttttttggtgtattttgtggttttacttttttgttgcaGCGAAAATCAGCCATATCAGAGCCTTGGGGTCCGCGCACAGCACAAGCAAGTGATCCTTTTTCGCTTTGAACTCTTCGGGGTCGACCCACGGCGGGGGGTTCGTTGAtggcggtgacgacgacgaaattGGCGAGTAAATTTAGCTTACAGAGTCAATTTCATTATTCTGCTCCTAAGCAAACAGTCCGGGTCCTGGGGGCCGCGAGAGCATCAAAGGGAAGCCGCCTAATCGAGCCGAAATGATCATTGTGTTCAGGGGTCCGACATTTGGCACCGCGGCGGTATACACACAGCATGACAACCGGGGCTTACGATAAATCAAGCCATTATACGAAACAGATAATGGCCAGTGAGGAGGATGATCCCGCAAAAGGGGGCCTAGAGGGAGCCGGTCATCCGAAACCCGACCGGTGACCAATATGTGGGGTTCGGCTTTGAGTGGAACGGAAACCGGATCAACAGCGAGAGTGAGTCTATTGGCCGGCCGTTGAGAAATGGAGATGTCCCCTGTATCGGCGTATCACATTGCACGATGCAACCGAAACGGTCGAGGGTAGTGGTGGTGATAGTTCGGCACCAATAATGGCCTGAATGTGTCCCCAGGGTAGCTTTGGCTCAATTTACGATTATATTCACATGGCCGAGCGGAGCACACGGGCGCCTCTTAGCACCTGAGGCTTTCCAGGACAGCCAGGTTGTGGGCCAGAATTTATTAACTTCTCACTTTGGTGGTGGTAATGACCATTAGACGAACTCGTGCATAATTAATGCTAGGATAGGATGACCGCTACACAACGGTTCGCCCAAAAGGACGGGGGACCACCTTCAGGTTGTGAGTAAATTTCCAATAAGGCcgtttggaaaattgattgctttcCAGTGCGCTGTGCTCCGGGGGCGAAAAAAGCTCCCATCTGCAAGTGTGTCAACAAACACAGCCAGGAAACTCACGCCTTCATGCGCCCGGCCGGAAgtgtatcgattttccacACATCTTGTCCGATGGTGCGCGGAAGATTACCGGTTCCTTACAGTGATACTCGCCTTTCTTTACGACCATCCACACGCGTAGAGCCCAGGGCGTGGCGGAAAAAGGATAAGAACCGAATCTCGCACAGCTTTTGTGCCGCCTGGTTGTTATCGACAACCGATGTCGGGTGAAGAACACAAGTGTCACAACAGAAGAGTCCTCGTCGGGGCGCGGGAAGACACAACAACTACTTGAGATTGCCTTTTGCGAAGCGTATTGTATCGGCGAGGTTAAATTAGGGTGATGTGGGCAACATATGCGACACACGGCAATTTGTACGAAAATCTTGCCCTTTCAATGCtgttctatctctctctgcgAGGATACGCTGTGTTCGAGGAGAGTCACAAAACAATCCGACCGATGTGAGGCGTCCTCTCGTTTTGTGTAAACGATTATATGATTCCTTCCAATCCCCAgcgaagccgaagcgaagaaaTGGTTGCAGCAATAATAAGAGATTAAGGGCGAAAATACCAAGCTCCTTTCAGACGGGCGGGCGCACGGCAATATGGAGCACGAAAAGTAATGGATCCCACCCACCTTCATCCGTATGGTATTTCATCTCTGAAGTTAGTAGGTGCCGGCTGGCAGCTGTACGACGCTGATGATGCTAAACTTAAGCTTACATGATGACCTCGACCCCCGGGATGTGTGTCTGGGGTGGTGAATTTGCCAAAGAATCTTCAGGTAAGGAATTCATGCCATTCGGCCGATACCTAACAGTGAGCCAGCCGGAGTGGATTCCAAGAGATGACATACCGAGCGCGTCGTGAGAAGGGGTCCATTTGAAAATACTTTAAATTCACTAAGCCCTCCCAAGACCCGAGAGCCTTGATCCTCGATATCGGTAAGCTGACGTTTAGCATCAACGAAATGGGACCAAGAGATGACCAAGGACATTCCGTGGCGTTTGCCAAACTGGTGCCCCCAAAATATGTAAAAAGGAACGCCTTCAACGATTCGCACCCTGTGCGCCATCGTTCTGAATTTGAATACAGCCATAAACACCGTTTCAAAACTGTAACCGAAAAAACACgttactgtttgttttgtccACACCGCAACAAAAGCCCCAAAACGAATCTTTATTGCCCCTTCCGGTAGGTGCGTGGCGCCAAACTAAGTGAACCCGAAGTAGTGAAAGGAAAACCGTTTGGCGTTTCTATTTTGGGCCCCGCGGGGCcgtggacgatgatgatctcGTGTCcgaaggaaattaaattaatgcaaaTATCCCAAATTACCTGTGTTCACGAACTGAGAGAACGCACCCGGTCCGCGGGCTACGATTCGAGATTCGTGGTTCGGTCGACTGAAAGCGACCACCAAACTGAAGCGATTCGTTTCAGTTGTCGAAGCTTAACTTTTGTTGGCCAAGAAACAGAGGGACCGCGGCGGGAAGTGGGGCTAGATATCGTTCACTTTCCGACCCCCAACTAATGTTGCCAATTGGCCATCACAATTGGCAACAGAGCTACCGGCGAGCCGGTGCGAGGGGCACGCGAGTCATTCATCATGCTctcggctggtggtgctgcagcaaTTACAGAGTAATCTGGGTGGTTTGtgattttattaatattacCCCGCGCGAGGGCCTCCCCCGACGACCACAccaagatgatgatgatccatCAATCAACGTCAATTCCTACGCTTTTAGGCTGTGCTCGACCACGGCGCGCACGCGCTCATTTTCCGCAAATCAGTCCCGGAGTTGCGCGCGCTAGTCTGGAGCCTCAAACGCCGGGCGGTCTAATGGCGCTACACAAAGTTGTTGATTAATCTATTTTaaactagctgccccgacagacttcgtcctgtctccttgtttccgtctttgaaattcctttttgggttttggggcaagtgtaatactttcgcatttctgagtatagccgtgttcgggcgaaataatcactctgacatggatgacaaaaactggtcgcattctgttctgtgaaatatactctttggccattctctaagtgtacggccaagtgaatcacagtggggaaaggggaaagaaaaaatgcgctaaattgctatctctctctttctttctcgctctctctctctctctctcttgttctctttctctccctttctttctctttctctttttttctttctatttctcgctctctatttctttctctctctttctctccctctttctttctctctctctttctttctctctttctctctctttctctctcacaccctctctctctctctttctctctctctcacaccctctctctctctttctccctctctcgctcactcgctctctcacaccccctctctcttacactctctctttcacaccttctctccctctctctttctctccaatcgatttagagaccacaaaaacctaagaaacgatacccatattgccctaggacgtattttaaggattagagtccaccccacccccttcccttcgtcctagaaggacaaaatttggtcacatgatttctcaagtgactatcaacaattgtgcaagatttgactcgattcgattcataacttgtggagtaattaatgttttaacggttcgtttgtatgggaggggtaagaaggagggggcggaggggtttctaaccatgacgttgctcatccttggcccctaaaacccctgtgtggcaagtttcgagtcaatcggtccagtagtttcggagtctataaaccgcacacaaaacggagcgtcatttttataatatagaagATGTATCCGCCGCATCCAACACCCAACAGACCTGGATCTTGTACACCGCATAATTTAGGACCGCTTGGCGGCAGCAAAATGTTTCTATTTAGAGCAATTGAAGCAGATACCACAACGGTGGGGCCACCCCTAAACAGAGACAGGGGGAATaatgcgccattttgtttgccacaGACCCCGTCACAGAGAAAAAGGTCCTGCCGTTGCTACCAATTAATTTCTTAAAACAACTCTCAGTTCCATCACTCGCGCGCTCGGTtaggttccggttccgtttccgctaTTTCCGGAGAATCCGCCCCACCGGGGACACTGTTGTTGTGAACCTCACCAAAAGCTATGAATAGTCGTCTGGTTCGCATAATAGCCTAGCCTGTCGCCTTCAGCGTGCCCGGACTAAGAAAGCATCGTAAAACCggacgaagcagcagcaggacagcCCCCTCACCGTCCGCACCGAACCATAAGCTGGACGTAATTCCAATGTAGAAACCCGAGGTGGTGGTTGCTCCCAGCAAAAGCAATAGACTtttcattaaataataaaaagtacGTCAGGCGGCTTTCGTGGGGGCCGTCGCTACCGGGGCGCTAAAAAGGACGATTATGTTGCATCGTCCACAGAGCCGACCGTCTTTTCTTCGTGGAACACGAAACACTAGAACCCACCCGCACGCGCATCTGTCAGGtgaaaaactcattttaaCGCGTTCCCcgccgtcagtcagtcagtcagtcagtcagacCCGACGACGTGTCCTGGACATAAAAACACAGGGCGCGAGAGCACTAAAATCCAACGATGCAGAGGGAAGCTTAAAAAAATGGTTGTGACAAGTGGGGAGAGATCTTTCGCACCTTGGCGCGGATGACTTGGCGAGAGATGTCAAGcagaaaaaggcgaaacacaATTTCTGCTTTACAATTTCACGCTAAAATAATACAATCAACAAGCTGAAGTCTGCCGCCCAaagagaaacttttccaaaacaTTTCTCGTTCCTCCCGTGTAAGCCAGACACAGGAGACGGATTGCCGCGTAGATCCGAGCTGAAATCTTCCACCAGCTGGAAGGATCAAGAAAGGCTTGCTGCAGGCGCGCTCCCGGAATTGGCAGCCCTAAAATTACTTTATGCCTAAATGATGAGGCTTTCAAAATTTCTCATTGCCTCACGGTTTTGACGGCCGCGATGTTTCCGGCCGTTCCCCCGACAATAGCCCGCCAGCGGCACGCGTTCTTTTTGAGATTTAGAAGAGAGTTTAGGGGTCATAATAAAATTTAAGCACGCTGTAATTAAGTTCAAATTCCCAATTGATGCTGGCCTGGTAGTGTGCTGGGTGGCAAACCGTAAAGATGGTAGTGGTCAGATAACTTGGCATCGGATGATGAAATTTACCACTCCGACACTAACCAGCTATTGAAAGTGTTTGTGAAAAGACggttgcaataaaattattggCATTTAGAAAATTACACGATTAATCTTACGGAACGGGAAGCAAAATTGTGCCAGAGGTCAACTTTTATTTAAGGTATATTTGTCAGTGAGATTAGTACCCGAAGGCCAGCTTAGTTGGGCTAATGGAAGGCCGCGAGCCCCTAAAAAGCCTCCTTTTTAGCCTCGGCCTCCTAAAAAGCCTCCTAGCCCTCCTTAGTAATAAAATCAAGTTTTAATGTTACCCCACGAAAATAAGGTTTTCATGTGCCCCACActaaaaaacaaagaaaaaagctTGACTGGGGCGGCTGGGATGTGATGGGCCGTGAAATGCCTTATCACATTCTCCATTAATTTCTGCCATTCCGGCGCACCTCCCGCGGCCGACGGCCCCGGTTCCGCGCAAGAAGTGGGATCAAaagaatttcaatttctttaTTAGGCAAAAAGGA encodes the following:
- the LOC131211643 gene encoding uncharacterized protein LOC131211643 isoform X2 encodes the protein MSEQTAQLSAAEATEIRCQEKSKGGLCYEVILAEPAVNVTLPKLPPVPEKSVSAVEIEEKLKAAEERRLSLEAKKMADWSAKMAKIEEASRKKDELDKEFKTHAKEVLHTKMEQYEEKREQQLSEIKEKLKMHAADIEKTRQSLEQQKIDELQKHLDEKLRNASTLRDDNIKKILGRLKEHNTDKLNEVRATVDQIEAEKTTHKTRILENKLSTAEQNREKELQKKLENIRKHERRAELVRQNKAALSQQGDVTASSG
- the LOC131211643 gene encoding uncharacterized protein LOC131211643 isoform X3, which encodes MLIGLVRDSVMQCFCHTCRAPVLPAVNRRSAPMKKPTKTRTKQPKASKKVKFITTEIRCQEKSKGGLCYEVILAEPAVNVTLPKLPPVPEKSVSAVEIEEKLKAAEERRLSLEAKKMADWSAKMAKIEEASRKKDELDKEFKTHAKEVLHTKMEQYEEKREQQLSEIKEKLKMHAADIEKTRQSLEQQKIDELQKHLDEKLRNASTLRDDNIKKILGRLKEHERRAELVRQNKAALSQQGDVTASSG
- the LOC131211643 gene encoding uncharacterized protein LOC131211643 isoform X1, whose protein sequence is MLIGLVRDSVMQCFCHTCRAPVLPAVNRRSAPMKKPTKTRTKQPKASKKVKFITTEIRCQEKSKGGLCYEVILAEPAVNVTLPKLPPVPEKSVSAVEIEEKLKAAEERRLSLEAKKMADWSAKMAKIEEASRKKDELDKEFKTHAKEVLHTKMEQYEEKREQQLSEIKEKLKMHAADIEKTRQSLEQQKIDELQKHLDEKLRNASTLRDDNIKKILGRLKEHNTDKLNEVRATVDQIEAEKTTHKTRILENKLSTAEQNREKELQKKLENIRKHERRAELVRQNKAALSQQGDVTASSG